A single region of the Sphaeramia orbicularis chromosome 6, fSphaOr1.1, whole genome shotgun sequence genome encodes:
- the ppfibp1b gene encoding liprin-beta-1b isoform X7 encodes MMSDASDMLAAALEQMDGIIAGSKALDYSNGLFDCQSPTSPFMGSLRALHLLEDLRSVLELMDTDERESLRCQIPDSTADSLVEWLQGHLSNGHIPLSGGDHYQERLSRLESDKESLVLQVSVLTDQVEAQGEKIRDLDLCLDEHREKLNATEEMLQQELLCRTALENQKLELISEVSNLKLKLNSMEKERLDFDDRFRDSEDLILEINELRYRMTELETEKLQYEKKLKSTKEELAILRRQLEGKDGEMRRLQDETGFKAVAACSTDPTERVSHPDETLRKRLKEKHVEVQRMKKAVESLMAANEEKDRKIEELKQSLLRYKKVQDMVMSVQGKKEKAKDSEHFESQGEGSTGVSSNGAPFVEQDKQEMMDVEQVKRKSPDEESLSRLIVESSPSPSPTDQERVSQSTPTDGESTQDSTKFGTQEQLEKVNNEKNTSEEITKISEKPPIGPSATLPATTDDESFGSRKARSSFGKGFFKIRGGKKTTSTPNLDRSRSASAPMLAETERQGTDHLDLAGLPQRSANSDSTHTLPTTPESRKKSKGIKKLFGKLKRSQSTTFNLDDNLPEGEFKRGGVRATAGPRLGWSRDLQRVNNDVDAPFARWSKDQVCDWLQEQGLGLYVNMAHVWISSGQTLLQASQQDLERELGIKHPLHRKKLQLALQALGSEEEDNKGKLDYNWVTRWLDDIGLPQYKTQFDEGRVDGRMLHYMTVDDLLSLKVGSVLHHLSIKRAIQVLRLNNYEPNCLRRRPSDENNISPAEISQWTNHRVMEWLRSVDLAEYAPNLRGSGVHGGLMVLEPRFNVETMALLLNIPPNKTLLRRHLATHFTLLIGSEAQQLKQECLENPDYTLLTATTKVKPRKLSFGNFGSLRKKRQDESEEYVCPMDVEMPKGRSFQKGFELQIYEDDLDRLEQMEDSEGTVRQIGAFSEGIQNLTSMLKDDEFFKEISNSPNPSVTDEDSNA; translated from the exons ATGATGTCAGATGCCAGTGACATGTTGGCAGCTGCCTTGGAGCAGATGGATGGCATTATAGCAG GCTCCAAGGCTCTGGACTACTCTAACGGGTTGTTTGACTGCCAGTCGCCCACCTCTCCTTTCATGGGCAGCCTGCGGGCACTTCACCTTCTGGAAGACCTACGGAGTGTCCTGGAGTTGATGGACACAGACGAAAGGGAGAGCCTCCGTTGTCAGATCCCTGACTCTACAGCTGACAGTCTGGTGGAGTGGTTACAGGGTCACCTG TCCAATGGACACATCCCTCTGAGTGGAGGAGACCATTACCAGGAAAGGCTTTCCCGACTAGAGAGTGATAAGGAGTCTCTGGTGCTTCAG GTGAGTGTACTGACAGACCAGGTGGAGGCACAGGGTGAGAAGATACGGGATCTGGATCTGTGTTTAGACGAGCACAGGGAGAAGCTCAATGCCACTGAGGAGATGTTGCAacag GAGCTTCTTTGCAGAACAGCACTTGAAAACCAGAAGCTCGAGCTGATCTCTGAAGTGTCCAACTTAAAGCTGAAGTTGAATTCCATGGAGAAGGAGAGACTGGACTTTGATGACAGATTTAGGGACAGTGAG GATTTGATTCTTGAAATTAATGAACTGCGGTACAGAATGACAGAGCTGGAGACTGAAAAGTTACAGTACGAAAAGAAACTTAAATCTACAAAG GAGGAACTTGCCATACTGAGGAGGCAGCTGGAGGGCAAAGACGGAGAAATGAGGCGACTACAGGATGAGACGGGCTTCAAAGCTGTCGCCGCGTGCAGTACAGATCCCACAGAGAGAG TCTCTCATCCAGATGAAACTCTTAGAAAGAGGCTGAAAGAAAAAC ACGTGGAAGTGCAGAGAATGAAAAAGGCAGTTGAATCATTGATGGCAGCCAATGAGGAGAAG gatcgTAAGATTGAAGAACTAAAGCAGTCACTGTTGCGGTACAAGAAAGTTCAAGACATGGTGATGTCAGTACAAGGCAAAAAAG AGAAAGCTAAAGACAGCGAGCACTTTGAAAGTCAAGGTGAGGGTTCCACAGGTGTTTCGTCAAATGGTGCTCCATTTGTCGAGCAGGACAAGCAGGAAATGATGGatgtggaacaagtgaaaaggaAGAGCCCAGACGAG GAGAGCCTCAGTAGACTGATTGTGGAGTCTTCGCCTTCTCCCAGTCCCACTGATCAGGAACGAGTATCACAGTCTACACCCACAGATGGCGAAAG CACTCAAGATAGCACAAAGTTTGGCACCCAGGAGCAGCTGGAGAAAGTGAATAATGAAAAG AATACAAGTGAGGAGATCACTAAGATTAGTGAAAAGCCACCCATTGGTCCTTCTGCCACGTTGCCTGCCACCACCGATGATGAAAGCTTTGGCTCAAGAAAGGCCCGTTCTTCTTTTGGAAAGGGCTTCTTCAAGATCCGTGGGGGCAAAAAGACAACGAGCACCCCTAACCTGG ACCGCAGCCGGAGTGCAAGTGCGCCTATGCTAG CTGAAACAGAGCGACAGGGCACTGACCATCTGGATCTGGCTGGGCTGCCTCAGAGGTCAGCTAACAGCGATAGCACCCACACGCTCCCTACAACCCCAGAAAGCAGGAAGAAATCCAAAGGAATAAAGAAACTTTTTGGAAA GCTAAAAAGAAGTCAGTCCACCACTTTCAACCTGGATGACAACCTTCCAGAGGGCGAGTTCAAAAGAGGAGGAGTCCGAGCCACAGCAGGACCCAGACTGGGCTGGTCCCGTGACCTCCAGCGAGTCAACAA TGATGTGGATGCGCCATTTGCACGCTGGTCCAAGGATCAGGTGTGTGACTGGCTGCAGGAGCAGGGTCTCGGCCTTTACGTGAACATGGCTCATGTGTGGATTTCCTCTGGACAGACACTGCTGCAGGCTTCACAGCAAGACCTAGAGAGG GAGCTCGGTATCAAACACCCACTGCACAGAAAGAAGCTTCAGCTCGCTctgcaggctctgggctcagaaGAAGAGGATAATAAGGGAAAACTGGACTACAACTGGGTGACGA GATGGCTGGATGACATCGGTCTGCCTCAGTATAAGACCCAGTTTGATGAGGGCAGGGTGGACGGTCGCATGCTGCACTACATGACAGTG GATGACCTGCTTTCTCTCAAAGTGGGGAGTGTCCTGCATCACCTCAGCATCAAGAGAGCTATTCAAGTACTACGGCTCAACAACTATGAGCCCAACTGCTTGCGTCGCAGGCCATCGGATGAG AATAATATTTCACCGGCTGAGATCTCCCAGTGGACCAACCACAGGGTGATGGAGTGGCTGAGGTCTGTAGATCTGGCAGAATACGCTCCTAACCTGAGAGGCAGTGGTGTGCACGGAGGCCTGATG GTTCTGGAGCCACGTTTCAATGTGGAGACCATGGCACTGCTGCTGAACATACCCCCCAATAAGACCCTGCTGCGTCGCCACCTCGCCACACACTTCACTCTGCTCATTGGTTCAGAGGCTCAGCAGCTCAAACAGGAGTGTCTCGAAAACCCAGACTATACTTTGCTCACTGCAACCACCAAGGTCAAG CCAAGGAAGCTGTCCTTTGGTAACTTTGGCAGCCTGAGGAAGAAGAGGCAGGATGAGAGTGAAGAGTATGTGTGTCCTATGGATGTGGAGATGCCAAAGGGGCGGAGCTTTCAGAAAGGCTTTGAGCTCCAAATCTACGAGGACGACCTCGACAGGCTAGAACAG ATGGAGGACTCGGAGGGAACTGTGAGACAGATTGGCGCTTTTTCAGAGGGAATCCAAAATCTGACA AGCATGTTGAAAGATGATGAATTCTTTAAAGAGATTTCCAATTCACCGAACCCCAGTGTAACAGACGAAGACTCTAATGCATGA
- the ppfibp1b gene encoding liprin-beta-1b isoform X3, giving the protein MMSDASDMLAAALEQMDGIIAGKGSKALDYSNGLFDCQSPTSPFMGSLRALHLLEDLRSVLELMDTDERESLRCQIPDSTADSLVEWLQGHLSNGHIPLSGGDHYQERLSRLESDKESLVLQVSVLTDQVEAQGEKIRDLDLCLDEHREKLNATEEMLQQELLCRTALENQKLELISEVSNLKLKLNSMEKERLDFDDRFRDSEDLILEINELRYRMTELETEKLQYEKKLKSTKSLMAKLSSLKIKMGQMQYEKQRKEHKLQAMKEELAILRRQLEGKDGEMRRLQDETGFKAVAACSTDPTERVSHPDETLRKRLKEKHVEVQRMKKAVESLMAANEEKDRKIEELKQSLLRYKKVQDMVMSVQGKKEKAKDSEHFESQGEGSTGVSSNGAPFVEQDKQEMMDVEQVKRKSPDEESLSRLIVESSPSPSPTDQERVSQSTPTDGESTQDSTKFGTQEQLEKVNNEKNTSEEITKISEKPPIGPSATLPATTDDESFGSRKARSSFGKGFFKIRGGKKTTSTPNLAETERQGTDHLDLAGLPQRSANSDSTHTLPTTPESRKKSKGIKKLFGKLKRSQSTTFNLDDNLPEGEFKRGGVRATAGPRLGWSRDLQRVNNDVDAPFARWSKDQVCDWLQEQGLGLYVNMAHVWISSGQTLLQASQQDLERELGIKHPLHRKKLQLALQALGSEEEDNKGKLDYNWVTRWLDDIGLPQYKTQFDEGRVDGRMLHYMTVDDLLSLKVGSVLHHLSIKRAIQVLRLNNYEPNCLRRRPSDENNISPAEISQWTNHRVMEWLRSVDLAEYAPNLRGSGVHGGLMVLEPRFNVETMALLLNIPPNKTLLRRHLATHFTLLIGSEAQQLKQECLENPDYTLLTATTKVKPRKLSFGNFGSLRKKRQDESEEYVCPMDVEMPKGRSFQKGFELQIYEDDLDRLEQMEDSEGTVRQIGAFSEGIQNLTSMLKDDEFFKEISNSPNPSVTDEDSNA; this is encoded by the exons ATGATGTCAGATGCCAGTGACATGTTGGCAGCTGCCTTGGAGCAGATGGATGGCATTATAGCAGGTAAAG GCTCCAAGGCTCTGGACTACTCTAACGGGTTGTTTGACTGCCAGTCGCCCACCTCTCCTTTCATGGGCAGCCTGCGGGCACTTCACCTTCTGGAAGACCTACGGAGTGTCCTGGAGTTGATGGACACAGACGAAAGGGAGAGCCTCCGTTGTCAGATCCCTGACTCTACAGCTGACAGTCTGGTGGAGTGGTTACAGGGTCACCTG TCCAATGGACACATCCCTCTGAGTGGAGGAGACCATTACCAGGAAAGGCTTTCCCGACTAGAGAGTGATAAGGAGTCTCTGGTGCTTCAG GTGAGTGTACTGACAGACCAGGTGGAGGCACAGGGTGAGAAGATACGGGATCTGGATCTGTGTTTAGACGAGCACAGGGAGAAGCTCAATGCCACTGAGGAGATGTTGCAacag GAGCTTCTTTGCAGAACAGCACTTGAAAACCAGAAGCTCGAGCTGATCTCTGAAGTGTCCAACTTAAAGCTGAAGTTGAATTCCATGGAGAAGGAGAGACTGGACTTTGATGACAGATTTAGGGACAGTGAG GATTTGATTCTTGAAATTAATGAACTGCGGTACAGAATGACAGAGCTGGAGACTGAAAAGTTACAGTACGAAAAGAAACTTAAATCTACAAAG TCGCTAATGGCCAAGCTTTCTAGCCTGAAAATCAAAATGGGCCAGATGCAGtatgaaaaacagaggaaagagcACAAACTCCAAGCTATGAAG GAGGAACTTGCCATACTGAGGAGGCAGCTGGAGGGCAAAGACGGAGAAATGAGGCGACTACAGGATGAGACGGGCTTCAAAGCTGTCGCCGCGTGCAGTACAGATCCCACAGAGAGAG TCTCTCATCCAGATGAAACTCTTAGAAAGAGGCTGAAAGAAAAAC ACGTGGAAGTGCAGAGAATGAAAAAGGCAGTTGAATCATTGATGGCAGCCAATGAGGAGAAG gatcgTAAGATTGAAGAACTAAAGCAGTCACTGTTGCGGTACAAGAAAGTTCAAGACATGGTGATGTCAGTACAAGGCAAAAAAG AGAAAGCTAAAGACAGCGAGCACTTTGAAAGTCAAGGTGAGGGTTCCACAGGTGTTTCGTCAAATGGTGCTCCATTTGTCGAGCAGGACAAGCAGGAAATGATGGatgtggaacaagtgaaaaggaAGAGCCCAGACGAG GAGAGCCTCAGTAGACTGATTGTGGAGTCTTCGCCTTCTCCCAGTCCCACTGATCAGGAACGAGTATCACAGTCTACACCCACAGATGGCGAAAG CACTCAAGATAGCACAAAGTTTGGCACCCAGGAGCAGCTGGAGAAAGTGAATAATGAAAAG AATACAAGTGAGGAGATCACTAAGATTAGTGAAAAGCCACCCATTGGTCCTTCTGCCACGTTGCCTGCCACCACCGATGATGAAAGCTTTGGCTCAAGAAAGGCCCGTTCTTCTTTTGGAAAGGGCTTCTTCAAGATCCGTGGGGGCAAAAAGACAACGAGCACCCCTAACCTGG CTGAAACAGAGCGACAGGGCACTGACCATCTGGATCTGGCTGGGCTGCCTCAGAGGTCAGCTAACAGCGATAGCACCCACACGCTCCCTACAACCCCAGAAAGCAGGAAGAAATCCAAAGGAATAAAGAAACTTTTTGGAAA GCTAAAAAGAAGTCAGTCCACCACTTTCAACCTGGATGACAACCTTCCAGAGGGCGAGTTCAAAAGAGGAGGAGTCCGAGCCACAGCAGGACCCAGACTGGGCTGGTCCCGTGACCTCCAGCGAGTCAACAA TGATGTGGATGCGCCATTTGCACGCTGGTCCAAGGATCAGGTGTGTGACTGGCTGCAGGAGCAGGGTCTCGGCCTTTACGTGAACATGGCTCATGTGTGGATTTCCTCTGGACAGACACTGCTGCAGGCTTCACAGCAAGACCTAGAGAGG GAGCTCGGTATCAAACACCCACTGCACAGAAAGAAGCTTCAGCTCGCTctgcaggctctgggctcagaaGAAGAGGATAATAAGGGAAAACTGGACTACAACTGGGTGACGA GATGGCTGGATGACATCGGTCTGCCTCAGTATAAGACCCAGTTTGATGAGGGCAGGGTGGACGGTCGCATGCTGCACTACATGACAGTG GATGACCTGCTTTCTCTCAAAGTGGGGAGTGTCCTGCATCACCTCAGCATCAAGAGAGCTATTCAAGTACTACGGCTCAACAACTATGAGCCCAACTGCTTGCGTCGCAGGCCATCGGATGAG AATAATATTTCACCGGCTGAGATCTCCCAGTGGACCAACCACAGGGTGATGGAGTGGCTGAGGTCTGTAGATCTGGCAGAATACGCTCCTAACCTGAGAGGCAGTGGTGTGCACGGAGGCCTGATG GTTCTGGAGCCACGTTTCAATGTGGAGACCATGGCACTGCTGCTGAACATACCCCCCAATAAGACCCTGCTGCGTCGCCACCTCGCCACACACTTCACTCTGCTCATTGGTTCAGAGGCTCAGCAGCTCAAACAGGAGTGTCTCGAAAACCCAGACTATACTTTGCTCACTGCAACCACCAAGGTCAAG CCAAGGAAGCTGTCCTTTGGTAACTTTGGCAGCCTGAGGAAGAAGAGGCAGGATGAGAGTGAAGAGTATGTGTGTCCTATGGATGTGGAGATGCCAAAGGGGCGGAGCTTTCAGAAAGGCTTTGAGCTCCAAATCTACGAGGACGACCTCGACAGGCTAGAACAG ATGGAGGACTCGGAGGGAACTGTGAGACAGATTGGCGCTTTTTCAGAGGGAATCCAAAATCTGACA AGCATGTTGAAAGATGATGAATTCTTTAAAGAGATTTCCAATTCACCGAACCCCAGTGTAACAGACGAAGACTCTAATGCATGA
- the ppfibp1b gene encoding liprin-beta-1b isoform X1 → MMSDASDMLAAALEQMDGIIAGKGSKALDYSNGLFDCQSPTSPFMGSLRALHLLEDLRSVLELMDTDERESLRCQIPDSTADSLVEWLQGHLSNGHIPLSGGDHYQERLSRLESDKESLVLQVSVLTDQVEAQGEKIRDLDLCLDEHREKLNATEEMLQQELLCRTALENQKLELISEVSNLKLKLNSMEKERLDFDDRFRDSEDLILEINELRYRMTELETEKLQYEKKLKSTKSLMAKLSSLKIKMGQMQYEKQRKEHKLQAMKEELAILRRQLEGKDGEMRRLQDETGFKAVAACSTDPTERVSHPDETLRKRLKEKHVEVQRMKKAVESLMAANEEKDRKIEELKQSLLRYKKVQDMVMSVQGKKEKAKDSEHFESQGEGSTGVSSNGAPFVEQDKQEMMDVEQVKRKSPDEESLSRLIVESSPSPSPTDQERVSQSTPTDGESTQDSTKFGTQEQLEKVNNEKNTSEEITKISEKPPIGPSATLPATTDDESFGSRKARSSFGKGFFKIRGGKKTTSTPNLDRSRSASAPMLAETERQGTDHLDLAGLPQRSANSDSTHTLPTTPESRKKSKGIKKLFGKLKRSQSTTFNLDDNLPEGEFKRGGVRATAGPRLGWSRDLQRVNNDVDAPFARWSKDQVCDWLQEQGLGLYVNMAHVWISSGQTLLQASQQDLERELGIKHPLHRKKLQLALQALGSEEEDNKGKLDYNWVTRWLDDIGLPQYKTQFDEGRVDGRMLHYMTVDDLLSLKVGSVLHHLSIKRAIQVLRLNNYEPNCLRRRPSDENNISPAEISQWTNHRVMEWLRSVDLAEYAPNLRGSGVHGGLMVLEPRFNVETMALLLNIPPNKTLLRRHLATHFTLLIGSEAQQLKQECLENPDYTLLTATTKVKPRKLSFGNFGSLRKKRQDESEEYVCPMDVEMPKGRSFQKGFELQIYEDDLDRLEQMEDSEGTVRQIGAFSEGIQNLTSMLKDDEFFKEISNSPNPSVTDEDSNA, encoded by the exons ATGATGTCAGATGCCAGTGACATGTTGGCAGCTGCCTTGGAGCAGATGGATGGCATTATAGCAGGTAAAG GCTCCAAGGCTCTGGACTACTCTAACGGGTTGTTTGACTGCCAGTCGCCCACCTCTCCTTTCATGGGCAGCCTGCGGGCACTTCACCTTCTGGAAGACCTACGGAGTGTCCTGGAGTTGATGGACACAGACGAAAGGGAGAGCCTCCGTTGTCAGATCCCTGACTCTACAGCTGACAGTCTGGTGGAGTGGTTACAGGGTCACCTG TCCAATGGACACATCCCTCTGAGTGGAGGAGACCATTACCAGGAAAGGCTTTCCCGACTAGAGAGTGATAAGGAGTCTCTGGTGCTTCAG GTGAGTGTACTGACAGACCAGGTGGAGGCACAGGGTGAGAAGATACGGGATCTGGATCTGTGTTTAGACGAGCACAGGGAGAAGCTCAATGCCACTGAGGAGATGTTGCAacag GAGCTTCTTTGCAGAACAGCACTTGAAAACCAGAAGCTCGAGCTGATCTCTGAAGTGTCCAACTTAAAGCTGAAGTTGAATTCCATGGAGAAGGAGAGACTGGACTTTGATGACAGATTTAGGGACAGTGAG GATTTGATTCTTGAAATTAATGAACTGCGGTACAGAATGACAGAGCTGGAGACTGAAAAGTTACAGTACGAAAAGAAACTTAAATCTACAAAG TCGCTAATGGCCAAGCTTTCTAGCCTGAAAATCAAAATGGGCCAGATGCAGtatgaaaaacagaggaaagagcACAAACTCCAAGCTATGAAG GAGGAACTTGCCATACTGAGGAGGCAGCTGGAGGGCAAAGACGGAGAAATGAGGCGACTACAGGATGAGACGGGCTTCAAAGCTGTCGCCGCGTGCAGTACAGATCCCACAGAGAGAG TCTCTCATCCAGATGAAACTCTTAGAAAGAGGCTGAAAGAAAAAC ACGTGGAAGTGCAGAGAATGAAAAAGGCAGTTGAATCATTGATGGCAGCCAATGAGGAGAAG gatcgTAAGATTGAAGAACTAAAGCAGTCACTGTTGCGGTACAAGAAAGTTCAAGACATGGTGATGTCAGTACAAGGCAAAAAAG AGAAAGCTAAAGACAGCGAGCACTTTGAAAGTCAAGGTGAGGGTTCCACAGGTGTTTCGTCAAATGGTGCTCCATTTGTCGAGCAGGACAAGCAGGAAATGATGGatgtggaacaagtgaaaaggaAGAGCCCAGACGAG GAGAGCCTCAGTAGACTGATTGTGGAGTCTTCGCCTTCTCCCAGTCCCACTGATCAGGAACGAGTATCACAGTCTACACCCACAGATGGCGAAAG CACTCAAGATAGCACAAAGTTTGGCACCCAGGAGCAGCTGGAGAAAGTGAATAATGAAAAG AATACAAGTGAGGAGATCACTAAGATTAGTGAAAAGCCACCCATTGGTCCTTCTGCCACGTTGCCTGCCACCACCGATGATGAAAGCTTTGGCTCAAGAAAGGCCCGTTCTTCTTTTGGAAAGGGCTTCTTCAAGATCCGTGGGGGCAAAAAGACAACGAGCACCCCTAACCTGG ACCGCAGCCGGAGTGCAAGTGCGCCTATGCTAG CTGAAACAGAGCGACAGGGCACTGACCATCTGGATCTGGCTGGGCTGCCTCAGAGGTCAGCTAACAGCGATAGCACCCACACGCTCCCTACAACCCCAGAAAGCAGGAAGAAATCCAAAGGAATAAAGAAACTTTTTGGAAA GCTAAAAAGAAGTCAGTCCACCACTTTCAACCTGGATGACAACCTTCCAGAGGGCGAGTTCAAAAGAGGAGGAGTCCGAGCCACAGCAGGACCCAGACTGGGCTGGTCCCGTGACCTCCAGCGAGTCAACAA TGATGTGGATGCGCCATTTGCACGCTGGTCCAAGGATCAGGTGTGTGACTGGCTGCAGGAGCAGGGTCTCGGCCTTTACGTGAACATGGCTCATGTGTGGATTTCCTCTGGACAGACACTGCTGCAGGCTTCACAGCAAGACCTAGAGAGG GAGCTCGGTATCAAACACCCACTGCACAGAAAGAAGCTTCAGCTCGCTctgcaggctctgggctcagaaGAAGAGGATAATAAGGGAAAACTGGACTACAACTGGGTGACGA GATGGCTGGATGACATCGGTCTGCCTCAGTATAAGACCCAGTTTGATGAGGGCAGGGTGGACGGTCGCATGCTGCACTACATGACAGTG GATGACCTGCTTTCTCTCAAAGTGGGGAGTGTCCTGCATCACCTCAGCATCAAGAGAGCTATTCAAGTACTACGGCTCAACAACTATGAGCCCAACTGCTTGCGTCGCAGGCCATCGGATGAG AATAATATTTCACCGGCTGAGATCTCCCAGTGGACCAACCACAGGGTGATGGAGTGGCTGAGGTCTGTAGATCTGGCAGAATACGCTCCTAACCTGAGAGGCAGTGGTGTGCACGGAGGCCTGATG GTTCTGGAGCCACGTTTCAATGTGGAGACCATGGCACTGCTGCTGAACATACCCCCCAATAAGACCCTGCTGCGTCGCCACCTCGCCACACACTTCACTCTGCTCATTGGTTCAGAGGCTCAGCAGCTCAAACAGGAGTGTCTCGAAAACCCAGACTATACTTTGCTCACTGCAACCACCAAGGTCAAG CCAAGGAAGCTGTCCTTTGGTAACTTTGGCAGCCTGAGGAAGAAGAGGCAGGATGAGAGTGAAGAGTATGTGTGTCCTATGGATGTGGAGATGCCAAAGGGGCGGAGCTTTCAGAAAGGCTTTGAGCTCCAAATCTACGAGGACGACCTCGACAGGCTAGAACAG ATGGAGGACTCGGAGGGAACTGTGAGACAGATTGGCGCTTTTTCAGAGGGAATCCAAAATCTGACA AGCATGTTGAAAGATGATGAATTCTTTAAAGAGATTTCCAATTCACCGAACCCCAGTGTAACAGACGAAGACTCTAATGCATGA